A window of Castanea sativa cultivar Marrone di Chiusa Pesio chromosome 8, ASM4071231v1 genomic DNA:
TCCAGCAGGCTCACTAAATCAGGACCTCAATAAAGTTACTAGGCTTTTGCAACAGACAGCTATGAGTTGTGAAGTATAATGCAGACATAAATATTGGGGATAAGTTGtcatttcaactttcaagtgcCAATACTTTAACTTTCATCAAGGCAAATAATGATGTTTGATAAACCTcaaagttgaaacttgaaattaacTAAAGAACAGAAACTTTAGCCCAGGTAGTCCCCCACTAATTGCTATTCCCAACTCTCTCTATCTAGGTCGATGAGTTTTTCTAACCTTCAGCCCCACACATAGCACATCATGCTTTATTAAGTGAAAGGGATACACCTATAAGGCTATTCCCATCCAACTCTGCCATTCCTTTTATAGGTATggacttttttgttttctctctttcagaGTTATTGAATCGTTTATTCTTGgctaaatgaaaaaattaatatcatttGCAAGCATGATTGAAGTagctgtttttttttgtttttgctaaacAAGTTGCTGTTTGTTATAACATTATTGTTGAGGTTGATGCTTTGAATGTCCTAAGCCAATAGAAAATGCAACAGGCATGCTCTCACTGGACCATAGCAAACGATTGTGGAAGACATTAGACCATTGCTCAATCACTGTTATTGTTGGAATGTATCAATTGTAAGAAGAAATGTTAATTGAACTTTTTTCTTGAGATAAGTTTGAACTTATTTCCATCCATGACTTGTTGGACCAAGTCTGTTTTTATTGGCAATTGGTTTTCTGCTTAGTTCTTACTCTTTCTAATAAAATGTTTTGCTGAAGTTCTGATTTGAcccaagagttttgtaatttaatagGATTCTCTCTTTCTTATGTTAATAGGAATATCTTTTAGCATCccactttttcattttcccaCAGGATTTCAATTGCTTAGAAATTTCATTTCCgactccaattttttttttatgcaaattcGCTTTTCTTGACACACCTATAATTCCCCATGTATCATAACCATAAACTTGACCCACTAACCAAAAGCTGCATTATTGCTGGCCCTCGAACAATTGTAGATTTGAGAAGTGGCATTCAAATccatacaaaaaaaaggaatatagaaaaacaaggaaaatcaCTGGTTATTTGGATTTGTTAGGTATTCTGTGAATAGAAAAACCCAAATGCATTTCCCCAGTTAAAATAGATCGAATCAAGGCAAAATGTAAAACATAAACaaaccctcttttttttttagaatcactTGAGTCTCCTActgtttatttaataatttattccAAGTGTTCAACTTTCTATATGCAAATCACCAActataatttgatattatatttGTGACTTATTCATTAGTGGGTTAGTTTCTTATTTGTCTTGGAGTTAGATCTCCTCCACTGgttaaaagaaaacaattacTTTAATAAAGagcattttatgaaaaacaatgCGGctactcttatttttttcagGCAAAAGACCTTGCAAGTGGCATGAATAGATGCTGTGTATTTTTTTGCTAAGAAATGCTAATCATCTTCTTATTTAATAGGAATAGCCAATAGGATAGAGATAACTAGTTATAATTGAGACATACATTAGAAAGTTATACACTTATAcctttattaaattaaaagtCTTATTCAGCATATTATAGTGGAAAATGACATTGTTTGAGTATAAAAAGCAAGTCATTAACCCCTGGCGCACGTCACGGAACACCTACTAacaaagctatatatatatatattataatagtgggttttaattagtttaattagtaaaaaaaaatagttgccGAATAAGATATGAAGCTTGATTCATGCCTATACTACAAACCAATTAGTATTTTAAACTAATACTAAAGACGGTAAATTCTCAAAAACTAAGACATTGCAGTTATTATTCATCGAGGGTGACTACAATAATCTTGATGGATTATTAGTCTTATTTTGGTGTGGTTTGTATCAAGGgcctctaatatatatatatatatttcttatttttaaatggtGGAGAGTTTTGTGTAAACTTGCTAATTGATTTTTGTGATAGgaagtgtttttgaaaatagagaCATACAAGATTAATAGATTATATTTAGGGAAAATTTACAAACAAAAGAGATATCATCATTAGGAACTGTAGATATGCTTTAACTGTTAATTTGGGTTTTATATCTATGGGTGTAGCTGCTCTTTTTCAGCAGGTGGAGCCCTATCTATTTCTTTTGATGGATCCTTATCCATATATTTTTAAGAAGGTTTAAATTTGTTTACAACCACTAATTTTTTTCACTCGCTTTAAGTGGATAAGGTTAACAGAAATTTAGTGAATTAAGATTTTTACTGAATTAAGTTATGACTAAATAttcactctaaaaaaaaaagttatgactAAATATACAAATCACACACAAAATACCACAATATGCTTGACTtcgtttgttaaaaaaaaaaagtcaaaaacctGACTTGTTGGCTCTTACATTTGACTTTTTcttgttagaacttagaagaaaAATACGTTTGACTTGATTTTTCTTAGTAACGAAAGTaaaatttttccctttattttttttatttcatattcaaaGGTCTcagttcaagaagaaaaaaaaagttttcagttcTCATACTTTTCGCCATTAAAACTTACAGGCTacacctaaaaataaaaaaacttacaaactaaataatttatttatttatcagtTTATTTATAATGAGTTTCAGTTAATTCAATTGGTAAAGTGTCTAATAATCGAATAAGAGATATACAATTCGATTTTCGTAATTCCgtctataccaaaaactaattagtgtcttaatttaataataaaaaacaattattaagaaCAGCCATCCTAAGTTCAaactatctctaaaaaaaatcatttatggaaaattcatctattatttcaaaacaaataaagaatatTACTAGGAATATAACCTAAGAAACAGGCTGGAAAGGTCATTGTTAGATATAATCAATTGGACCACGTTAGGCACCAATTATATTCTAATGGAAGCCAGCAGAATCCATTATcttccaaatttcaaaatcatgaACTCTTTTGCTCGaatcaaaaattttgaatagccTTTCTACCTTTATGACCAGCACTGACTCTAAATAATTAGTAGTAACTACATTTTCAGgaataataattttcctttttattcaCATCAAcgaaaacaagagagagagaggacaatATCAGTATATCACAAGCCCAATATTGccgaaagagaaaaaaagtctaaaaataattttcgcTTTCATATGTAAAGCATGATGTTCCATTCAACGTTCAACCGAACTCAAAAGTCGGAGTAACTGTAATAAATAAAGTgatataaaaagtataaaaatcaATACCAAGTTCTTGTATGTCCATACATTTTGACTTAATTTATACATTTGTCAAAAATACTATTTACATGACATTTTTATTGCACtctcacaataaattataagtggcACGTTATTATTggttgggtaaaaaaataattttaataataaattcaaattataaccaataataactaatatcttatgatttgttgtgaatgttgcacttctctattgaattacattatttatatatgagaaatgatatgtccataatatttttataacacttttaTAACATATCTTAAATGACCGGTTGTTATTAGTGGACAAAAAAGTTACtttaataataagtttaaattaaaaccaataataacttatcacatataatttgttgtaaaagtgttataaaaatattataaacataacACTTTTGTTTAcacatttattataaaatgagaGATTTGGGGCTtctcctctcaaaaaaaaaaaaaaaaaaaagaaagagagagatttagGGCTTCGACTCATGCTcacactaaaaactaattaacatCTTAggtggtgtttgtgttttgcgTTTTGTGTTTgcgtttatttttcttttctggaCAGCGCTTCTAACACTGTTCATTGTTCATAAACAATAATCTTAGGCTTATAAACAGTGTCAAGCATATAAAcagtaattttattatttttatttttattatttttaattttcaatatttcaataagATAAGCAGTATTCAATTAGAttcataatatgaaaaaataaataaataaacatgataAGTTGAAGCTTTCTCAGACCAAGTTGTATCAAATTGTGCAGCGATAAAAGTACTGTCCAGCCACAAGTCCAATTTATCGCGAAATATTTGCAATATTTCGTGGCCAATTTATCGCGATTGTCGCGTTTTGAGAGGACAAAGATTAAAAGCAGTACACAGCTGGCAGAGGGGAAGCGATAGATCCGAGCGCAGTGATGGACCCTACTTCACGTGCCATCATTCCCCCTCCTTTACGTGAACCCATTGGGAGCCAAGTGGCTCAAGTACTTGTAAAATTACACGTGGCACAATCCTTGAACGTTTAAACAGGACCACTCTGTTCACTTTCCTAGAACCAAGCTGAGATTAAcgagaaattatataataattatactGTTTATCTTTtcactaaaaaattttaatttatttaaaattgttaagtcaataattaatttttatttaaaaaaattttaaattcacccattttaaacaaataaaagtaTTTTCGTGAGATGATGGGCCACTTATCCACTGCCAGGAACTTATAATTTCTCGATATTAACTCCCATCTCAACGTCGCGACAAAATTCGTGTCCACTCACAGTACGATAAAATTATGAATTagacaaatttcatttttccccaAAATACCATTCCTTTTGTCCACTAGCAAACGTCAAACAGCAACACGTGGCATTGATCAACGGCTTGTACCATCAAATAAGCTTACACGTGTCTTCATCGAAACTGCTGGATGTCAGcgttaaaaagagagaaaaaaaatggataaagtaatttagtttttttttgttctaaaatttttaCAGTTAAAATGGATAATATAGTTACTATATTATCCCGTAATTTTCGAAAAATTAATGTTAGGATaggacatatttttatgaaaaaggatattcctaaaaaaagaagaaaaacttcTAGAGGCTGGAGCATATGCTTGGGGGACAAACGATACAAAAAATTGAGTGGATAATGGAGAAAAATGAGGTGGGATTTCCTCGAAAAGCGCGGGGTGTTTTGGTAATTTAAAAGCATGAATTTGCGAAGAGACTAGAGAGAGATAATAAAGGTTAAATAAGCCTTATCCACTATGCTAAGACAACGCGTACCGAACATTTATAAAAGGCAGATCAAAACCCCTCACTTCCTCAAAGACCCAAAAACCAacaccttttcttttctcttcttttctttcgcAGAGAACCAAAAACacaagagagaaaggaaaggcCGAGACGCAAAGCGAAACCGAAATATCGGGCcgatattttttttgaaaggaaaaaaatggcaGCCAGTAAAAGCTACTATGCTCGCCCAAGCTACCGTTTCTTGCCGAACGAGCGCGACCACCACCTCGGCGCTCCGATCGCTCACGACTCGGCATTCGAACTCGACGAGTCGGATATCTACAACTCGGTCCGCTCCAACTCGCCCGAGTTCCGCAAACAAACCACTCCGGGTTCCCGCGTCTCCAAGAAGCCGTCCTCCAAGCCCTCGCCGGCGGAGCGCGCTGTCGTCGTCGGAGCCACGCCGTCGTCGCTGCCGGTGAATATTCCGGACTGGTCGAAGATCCTGAGAGACGAGTACAGAGATAATAACCGGTACAGGGACAACGCCGACGACGACGAATTCGACGGCAACGAAGAGAGCGAGAACGGGGTGCGGGTCCCGCCGCACGAATTTTTGGCGAAGCAGATGGCGAGGACGAGGATCGCTTCGTTCTCGGTGCACGAAGGCGTTGGGAGAACTTTGAAAGGAAGAGATCTCAGTAGGGTCCGAAATGCAATTTGGGAAAAAACTGGGTTCCAAGATTAGAAATATtactacataaaaaaaaataataataatagagtgAAGAAAATCCAGAAACATCAAATATGGCGGAATATtctttagaatattttttattccgACGTAGTCTTTAGTTTATAgtcctctttatttttatttttatttttatttttccttcttacGCGTTTAAGAGAGAGGAACATTTTGGTGCGTGTAATTTTCTAACTTGGGAGATTTGTATTCGAATTTGCGGAGAAACTGCTTTTCACTTTCCtcggttttgagttttttgcctttttcttttgtactaTTTTTCTTCGGAGACTTCATTGTCAAGTattgaaagtacaaaaattgTAGTGGTTGAAGAGAAAAGAGTTTGGGAGGGCCAATTatgcaataaaaaattgatagtaGGCCCCGTTGGTTCAATGATAGGTGGGGTTTgggttgttattattatttttaaatgtgggTGTGGGgtaggtaagaaaaaaaaggataggCTACAATTTGAGTTTAAGATAACGACCCCACTTGAAATAAGTTTTGCTAAAAGACAATATAGTACGTTATTTTTATGGTACAAGATTTTCTAATATGTCCTTGCCAAGTTTTGCTTTTCGGTGAGTATATTGTGGatataatattttctaattatatatTCTGCAAATTGTGTACCTGGACTGATATTTGGACACATGTATTCCAAGCAATAATGGGTATCGTGGGGCGTCCTTGGACTCTGGCCTTTAATTGACGTGATAAAGAGTCAGACACGCGAGACACTTGGGAAGTACTATACGACGTGGCTTGGTAGTTGGAGATTTTGTCCAAATACGTAAAAATGAGTGGTTCTAGTAATAGTTTCAATAAGATCCATGTGGTATACGTTATTTCTTTCATTGCGTGAAGTCAATAAATTCACTTAGGagactttctttttatttttcaaagaaaaaaaaaaaacacttgggaAGTTGCAAATCTCTAAGAGCATCTACATCAGtttcttcattttacacatctatttttatattaaaaattcactttttctattttacacatccaattttacaaaacactaacatcagttcatctatattactatcatttttaaataaataatcaattttttttaatattttattattttctcaactACCTCATATAATTACCGCGCTTTCTCTCTCCCAACTTATTTCTGATTTTTgctctctctatacccatctctcagactctccctctccctctcgatcaactccctctgcctctcgatcaactctccctctccctctcgatcaactcccTCTCCGATCACGAGCTCAGATcacgatccgcgagctccgatcggcgatccgcgagctccgattcAGCgtctgcgagctccgatccatggcaagacccacgagctccgaccagtcaagcaccgatttttgtttgtttgtttatgtctgtgtttttttttttttttttttttaacaaagtataTCTCTGTGTTTATtctgtgttgagaaaaagatgagagaatggA
This region includes:
- the LOC142606985 gene encoding protein S40-4-like; this translates as MAASKSYYARPSYRFLPNERDHHLGAPIAHDSAFELDESDIYNSVRSNSPEFRKQTTPGSRVSKKPSSKPSPAERAVVVGATPSSLPVNIPDWSKILRDEYRDNNRYRDNADDDEFDGNEESENGVRVPPHEFLAKQMARTRIASFSVHEGVGRTLKGRDLSRVRNAIWEKTGFQD